One segment of Neodiprion fabricii isolate iyNeoFabr1 chromosome 1, iyNeoFabr1.1, whole genome shotgun sequence DNA contains the following:
- the LOC124185514 gene encoding uncharacterized protein LOC124185514 isoform X5 has product MEIDSNCGIVKSLQIVSNPDSHIVNREVDDTTVKVLLISRRKTQTLVTLSIPDKDCTMLDLLIKMDISPNRPSKIYLVKDKSVDLDYIVEDSQPGNYLNSDQGCSQESTNQNSTTHVSSEFEENLNCFEKTHKQFYSNNNEDNQSLKSEQNESKAYKRDRKQDYQQFTVNTDLIDESDTSTDSSNDEIFPTHNLCKSNFTSLKVVNAKENTRIKLMPKKEVNSTCDSICSGSNHKFGNNENVEDESVESEIENMTDNSNQVPCVSLMCKRVFIGSYHYGPNETVIISQKGMEMRVPLPNDTSQAGPIVREKLGMKGPKGPYYDSLAKDDRCRRIILLLHKVTKETKLILESLFTPNNALLVLNFSDTKTILGYALPAKIWKPIKKSLQTTKKYASRVKNSVTSKLQTSFKESQNHITLSPQTPSSVEKSIANKIKTPKQLPSYANESVAKISAIANSNNEDSENDDSAHRCIQTILIYPPAPARDAITINDRDCACLGKDKFINDVIIDFYLKYLSLEVLLKEDQKRTHVFSSHFYKRLTHSHVSDANNRLLRATKRHSGVQKWTKDVNIFEKDFIIIPINERSHWIVAIICFPGLAGEVDVHRSAADDGMVETRSSNPEIPMTRKLQSARKSTQEVWKLPCILIFDSLHGFGEYTKVLLALQEYLSCEYLAKTGIKDTFFLNMTNAVCPEVPQQSNSSDCGIYLLHYVERFFQDPIKDYNLPIKGLKEWFDKSAIVHKRKEIYDLIMSRR; this is encoded by the exons ATGGAAATCGATTCCAACTGCGGAATAGTCAAATCACTGCAAATAGTGTCCAATCCCGACTCGCACATTGTCAATCGTGAAGTTGACGATACCACAGTTAAAGTCTTACTGATTTCACGAAGGAAAACGCAAACATTAGTTACTCTTAGTATACCCGATAAAGATTGCACTATGCTGGATCTGCTAATCAAG ATGGATATATCACCGAATAGGCCTTCGAAAATTTATCTTGTAAAAGACAAGTCAGTGGATTTGGACTACATAGTTGAAGATTCACAGCCAGGAAATTATTTGAACTCTGATCAAGGGTGCAGTCAAGAAAGCACAAATCAAAATTCTACTACTCATGTATCTAG TGAGTTTGAAGAAAACCTCAactgtttcgagaaaactcATAAG caattttattcaaataataatgaagaCAACCAGTCTCTGAAATCTGAACAAAATGAATCGAAAGCTTACAAGAGAGACAGAAAACAAGATTATCAACAGTTCACAGTCAACACAGATCTTATCGATGAGTCAG aTACCTCAACAGATTCATCGAACGATGAGATATTTCCAACACACAATCTatgtaaaagtaatttcacaTCACTCAAAGTTGTGAATGCCAAAGAAAATActagaataaaattaatgccAAAAAAGGAAGTAAACAGTACATGTGATTCTATTTGTAGTGGTAGCAACCACAAATTTGGCAACAATGAAAATGTTGAAG ATGAAAGCGTGGagtctgaaattgaaaacatgaCAGATAATTCAAATCAGGTACCTTGCGTATCTCTGATGTGTAAAAGAGTGTTCATAGGATCTTATCATTACGGTCCCAATGAAACAGTAATTATATCGCAAAAAGGGATGGAAATGCGAGTTCCACTTCCCAATGACA CGTCACAAGCAGGGCCTATTGTTCGTGAAAAGTTGGGGATGAAAGGTCCAAAAGGTCCTTATTACGATTCACTTGCCAAAG ATGACAGATGTCGACGGATAATACTCCTACTTCACAAAGTAACCAAGGAAACAAAATTGATATTGGAGTCCTTATTTACACCAAATAATGCCTTACTTGTGTTGAATTTTTCGGATACCAAAACCATTCTTGGATATGCATTACCTGCAAAG ATTTGGAAACCGATAAAAAAATCACTGCAAACGACCAAAAAGTATGCATCAAGAGTCAAAAATTCTGTGACCAGTAAACTGCAAACATCCTTCAAAGAGTCGCAAAATCATATAACATTGTCTCCACAGACACCATCATCAGTTGAGAAATCAATAGCTAATAAGATTAAAACACCTAAACAACTTCCAAGTTATGCAAATGAATCTGTGGCGAAAATATCAGCAATCGCAAATTCCAATAACGAAGATTCTGAGAATGACGATTCTGCACATAGATGTATACAAAC AATATTAATTTACCCTCCCGCACCAGCCAGAGATGCGATTACAATAAATGACCGAGATTGTGCTTGCCTTGGGAaagataaatttataaatgacgTTATCATTGACTTCTATCTGAAATACCTCTCTCTGGAGGTTTTGTTAAAGGAGGATCAGAAGAGAACTCACGTGTTTTCTTCCCATTTCTATAAAAGATTGACACATTCGCACGTGTCAGATGCAAACAATCGACTTCTCCGAGCTACTAAACGACATTCCGGCGTTCAAAAGTGGACGAAAGATgtgaatatatttgaaaaagacTTTATCATTATTCCAATTAATGAACG cTCACATTGGATTGTGGCCATAATCTGCTTTCCTGGCCTTGCTGGCGAGGTGGATGTTCATCGATCAGCAGCAGATGATGGTATGGTGGAAACAAGAAGCTCTAACCCTGAAATTCCAATGACAAGGAAGTTACAAAGTGCTCGTAAATCAACGCAAGAAGTCTGGAAACT GCCTTGcatattgatttttgattcGTTGCACGGATTCGGAGAATACACCAAAGTTTTATTAGCACTGCAAGAATACTTGAGTTGTGAATACTTGGCTAAAACTGGTATAAAAGATACTTTCTTCCTAAACATGACAAATGCAGTGTGTCCTGAAGTTCCACAGCAGTCTAATTCCAGTGATTGTGGTATCTATCTGCTGCACTATGTTGAACGCTTCTTTCAA gaCCCCATCAAGGACTACAACTTACCGATAAAAGGGCTGAAAGAGTGGTTTGACAAAAGTGCTATTGttcataaaagaaaagaaatttatgaTTTAATAATGAGTCGAAGGTAG
- the LOC124185514 gene encoding uncharacterized protein LOC124185514 isoform X3, which produces MEIDSNCGIVKSLQIVSNPDSHIVNREVDDTTVKVLLISRRKTQTLVTLSIPDKDCTMLDLLIKMDISPNRPSKIYLVKDKSVDLDYIVEDSQPGNYLNSDQGCSQESTNQNSTTHVSSEFEENLNCFEKTHKQFYSNNNEDNQSLKSEQNESKAYKRDRKQDYQQFTVNTDLIDESDTSTDSSNDEIFPTHNLCKSNFTSLKVVNAKENTRIKLMPKKEVNSTCDSICSGSNHKFGNNENVEDESVESEIENMTDNSNQVPCVSLMCKRVFIGSYHYGPNETVIISQKGMEMRVPLPNDSTTIIMLNIKFEYLLKVLFYSGETIPSLIFWAASQAGPIVREKLGMKGPKGPYYDSLAKDDRCRRIILLLHKVTKETKLILESLFTPNNALLVLNFSDTKTILGYALPAKIWKPIKKSLQTTKKYASRVKNSVTSKLQTSFKESQNHITLSPQTPSSVEKSIANKIKTPKQLPSYANESVAKISAIANSNNEDSENDDSAHRCIQTILIYPPAPARDAITINDRDCACLGKDKFINDVIIDFYLKYLSLEVLLKEDQKRTHVFSSHFYKRLTHSHVSDANNRLLRATKRHSGVQKWTKDVNIFEKDFIIIPINERSHWIVAIICFPGLAGEVDVHRSAADDGMVETRSSNPEIPMTRKLQSARKSTQEVWKLPCILIFDSLHGFGEYTKVLLALQEYLSCEYLAKTGIKDTFFLNMTNAVCPEVPQQSNSSDCGIYLLHYVERFFQDPIKDYNLPIKGLKEWFDKSAIVHKRKEIYDLIMSRR; this is translated from the exons ATGGAAATCGATTCCAACTGCGGAATAGTCAAATCACTGCAAATAGTGTCCAATCCCGACTCGCACATTGTCAATCGTGAAGTTGACGATACCACAGTTAAAGTCTTACTGATTTCACGAAGGAAAACGCAAACATTAGTTACTCTTAGTATACCCGATAAAGATTGCACTATGCTGGATCTGCTAATCAAG ATGGATATATCACCGAATAGGCCTTCGAAAATTTATCTTGTAAAAGACAAGTCAGTGGATTTGGACTACATAGTTGAAGATTCACAGCCAGGAAATTATTTGAACTCTGATCAAGGGTGCAGTCAAGAAAGCACAAATCAAAATTCTACTACTCATGTATCTAG TGAGTTTGAAGAAAACCTCAactgtttcgagaaaactcATAAG caattttattcaaataataatgaagaCAACCAGTCTCTGAAATCTGAACAAAATGAATCGAAAGCTTACAAGAGAGACAGAAAACAAGATTATCAACAGTTCACAGTCAACACAGATCTTATCGATGAGTCAG aTACCTCAACAGATTCATCGAACGATGAGATATTTCCAACACACAATCTatgtaaaagtaatttcacaTCACTCAAAGTTGTGAATGCCAAAGAAAATActagaataaaattaatgccAAAAAAGGAAGTAAACAGTACATGTGATTCTATTTGTAGTGGTAGCAACCACAAATTTGGCAACAATGAAAATGTTGAAG ATGAAAGCGTGGagtctgaaattgaaaacatgaCAGATAATTCAAATCAGGTACCTTGCGTATCTCTGATGTGTAAAAGAGTGTTCATAGGATCTTATCATTACGGTCCCAATGAAACAGTAATTATATCGCAAAAAGGGATGGAAATGCGAGTTCCACTTCCCAATGACA GTACGACCATTATTATGCTAAATATTAAATTCGAATATCTTCTAAAAGTACTTTTCTATTCTGGTGAAACTATACCGTCTCTGATTTTTTGGGCAGCGTCACAAGCAGGGCCTATTGTTCGTGAAAAGTTGGGGATGAAAGGTCCAAAAGGTCCTTATTACGATTCACTTGCCAAAG ATGACAGATGTCGACGGATAATACTCCTACTTCACAAAGTAACCAAGGAAACAAAATTGATATTGGAGTCCTTATTTACACCAAATAATGCCTTACTTGTGTTGAATTTTTCGGATACCAAAACCATTCTTGGATATGCATTACCTGCAAAG ATTTGGAAACCGATAAAAAAATCACTGCAAACGACCAAAAAGTATGCATCAAGAGTCAAAAATTCTGTGACCAGTAAACTGCAAACATCCTTCAAAGAGTCGCAAAATCATATAACATTGTCTCCACAGACACCATCATCAGTTGAGAAATCAATAGCTAATAAGATTAAAACACCTAAACAACTTCCAAGTTATGCAAATGAATCTGTGGCGAAAATATCAGCAATCGCAAATTCCAATAACGAAGATTCTGAGAATGACGATTCTGCACATAGATGTATACAAAC AATATTAATTTACCCTCCCGCACCAGCCAGAGATGCGATTACAATAAATGACCGAGATTGTGCTTGCCTTGGGAaagataaatttataaatgacgTTATCATTGACTTCTATCTGAAATACCTCTCTCTGGAGGTTTTGTTAAAGGAGGATCAGAAGAGAACTCACGTGTTTTCTTCCCATTTCTATAAAAGATTGACACATTCGCACGTGTCAGATGCAAACAATCGACTTCTCCGAGCTACTAAACGACATTCCGGCGTTCAAAAGTGGACGAAAGATgtgaatatatttgaaaaagacTTTATCATTATTCCAATTAATGAACG cTCACATTGGATTGTGGCCATAATCTGCTTTCCTGGCCTTGCTGGCGAGGTGGATGTTCATCGATCAGCAGCAGATGATGGTATGGTGGAAACAAGAAGCTCTAACCCTGAAATTCCAATGACAAGGAAGTTACAAAGTGCTCGTAAATCAACGCAAGAAGTCTGGAAACT GCCTTGcatattgatttttgattcGTTGCACGGATTCGGAGAATACACCAAAGTTTTATTAGCACTGCAAGAATACTTGAGTTGTGAATACTTGGCTAAAACTGGTATAAAAGATACTTTCTTCCTAAACATGACAAATGCAGTGTGTCCTGAAGTTCCACAGCAGTCTAATTCCAGTGATTGTGGTATCTATCTGCTGCACTATGTTGAACGCTTCTTTCAA gaCCCCATCAAGGACTACAACTTACCGATAAAAGGGCTGAAAGAGTGGTTTGACAAAAGTGCTATTGttcataaaagaaaagaaatttatgaTTTAATAATGAGTCGAAGGTAG
- the LOC124185514 gene encoding uncharacterized protein LOC124185514 isoform X4 gives MEIDSNCGIVKSLQIVSNPDSHIVNREVDDTTVKVLLISRRKTQTLVTLSIPDKDCTMLDLLIKMDISPNRPSKIYLVKDKSVDLDYIVEDSQPGNYLNSDQGCSQESTNQNSTTHVSSEFEENLNCFEKTHKQFYSNNNEDNQSLKSEQNESKAYKRDRKQDYQQFTVNTDLIDESDTSTDSSNDEIFPTHNLCKSNFTSLKVVNAKENTRIKLMPKKEVNSTCDSICSGSNHKFGNNENVEDESVESEIENMTDNSNQVPCVSLMCKRVFIGSYHYGPNETVIISQKGMEMRVPLPNDTSQAGPIVREKLGMKGPKGPYYDSLAKGRFFPSLIMKVCTTVSLLILTGRILFIVPDDRCRRIILLLHKVTKETKLILESLFTPNNALLVLNFSDTKTILGYALPAKIWKPIKKSLQTTKKYASRVKNSVTSKLQTSFKESQNHITLSPQTPSSVEKSIANKIKTPKQLPSYANESVAKISAIANSNNEDSENDDSAHRCIQTILIYPPAPARDAITINDRDCACLGKDKFINDVIIDFYLKYLSLEVLLKEDQKRTHVFSSHFYKRLTHSHVSDANNRLLRATKRHSGVQKWTKDVNIFEKDFIIIPINERSHWIVAIICFPGLAGEVDVHRSAADDGMVETRSSNPEIPMTRKLQSARKSTQEVWKLPCILIFDSLHGFGEYTKVLLALQEYLSCEYLAKTGIKDTFFLNMTNAVCPEVPQQSNSSDCGIYLLHYVERFFQDPIKDYNLPIKGLKEWFDKSAIVHKRKEIYDLIMSRR, from the exons ATGGAAATCGATTCCAACTGCGGAATAGTCAAATCACTGCAAATAGTGTCCAATCCCGACTCGCACATTGTCAATCGTGAAGTTGACGATACCACAGTTAAAGTCTTACTGATTTCACGAAGGAAAACGCAAACATTAGTTACTCTTAGTATACCCGATAAAGATTGCACTATGCTGGATCTGCTAATCAAG ATGGATATATCACCGAATAGGCCTTCGAAAATTTATCTTGTAAAAGACAAGTCAGTGGATTTGGACTACATAGTTGAAGATTCACAGCCAGGAAATTATTTGAACTCTGATCAAGGGTGCAGTCAAGAAAGCACAAATCAAAATTCTACTACTCATGTATCTAG TGAGTTTGAAGAAAACCTCAactgtttcgagaaaactcATAAG caattttattcaaataataatgaagaCAACCAGTCTCTGAAATCTGAACAAAATGAATCGAAAGCTTACAAGAGAGACAGAAAACAAGATTATCAACAGTTCACAGTCAACACAGATCTTATCGATGAGTCAG aTACCTCAACAGATTCATCGAACGATGAGATATTTCCAACACACAATCTatgtaaaagtaatttcacaTCACTCAAAGTTGTGAATGCCAAAGAAAATActagaataaaattaatgccAAAAAAGGAAGTAAACAGTACATGTGATTCTATTTGTAGTGGTAGCAACCACAAATTTGGCAACAATGAAAATGTTGAAG ATGAAAGCGTGGagtctgaaattgaaaacatgaCAGATAATTCAAATCAGGTACCTTGCGTATCTCTGATGTGTAAAAGAGTGTTCATAGGATCTTATCATTACGGTCCCAATGAAACAGTAATTATATCGCAAAAAGGGATGGAAATGCGAGTTCCACTTCCCAATGACA CGTCACAAGCAGGGCCTATTGTTCGTGAAAAGTTGGGGATGAAAGGTCCAAAAGGTCCTTATTACGATTCACTTGCCAAAGGTAGATTTTTTCCATCTCTGATAATGAAAGTGTGTACCACTGTCTCATTGTTAATACTGACTGGTAGAATTCTTTTTATTGTGCCAGATGACAGATGTCGACGGATAATACTCCTACTTCACAAAGTAACCAAGGAAACAAAATTGATATTGGAGTCCTTATTTACACCAAATAATGCCTTACTTGTGTTGAATTTTTCGGATACCAAAACCATTCTTGGATATGCATTACCTGCAAAG ATTTGGAAACCGATAAAAAAATCACTGCAAACGACCAAAAAGTATGCATCAAGAGTCAAAAATTCTGTGACCAGTAAACTGCAAACATCCTTCAAAGAGTCGCAAAATCATATAACATTGTCTCCACAGACACCATCATCAGTTGAGAAATCAATAGCTAATAAGATTAAAACACCTAAACAACTTCCAAGTTATGCAAATGAATCTGTGGCGAAAATATCAGCAATCGCAAATTCCAATAACGAAGATTCTGAGAATGACGATTCTGCACATAGATGTATACAAAC AATATTAATTTACCCTCCCGCACCAGCCAGAGATGCGATTACAATAAATGACCGAGATTGTGCTTGCCTTGGGAaagataaatttataaatgacgTTATCATTGACTTCTATCTGAAATACCTCTCTCTGGAGGTTTTGTTAAAGGAGGATCAGAAGAGAACTCACGTGTTTTCTTCCCATTTCTATAAAAGATTGACACATTCGCACGTGTCAGATGCAAACAATCGACTTCTCCGAGCTACTAAACGACATTCCGGCGTTCAAAAGTGGACGAAAGATgtgaatatatttgaaaaagacTTTATCATTATTCCAATTAATGAACG cTCACATTGGATTGTGGCCATAATCTGCTTTCCTGGCCTTGCTGGCGAGGTGGATGTTCATCGATCAGCAGCAGATGATGGTATGGTGGAAACAAGAAGCTCTAACCCTGAAATTCCAATGACAAGGAAGTTACAAAGTGCTCGTAAATCAACGCAAGAAGTCTGGAAACT GCCTTGcatattgatttttgattcGTTGCACGGATTCGGAGAATACACCAAAGTTTTATTAGCACTGCAAGAATACTTGAGTTGTGAATACTTGGCTAAAACTGGTATAAAAGATACTTTCTTCCTAAACATGACAAATGCAGTGTGTCCTGAAGTTCCACAGCAGTCTAATTCCAGTGATTGTGGTATCTATCTGCTGCACTATGTTGAACGCTTCTTTCAA gaCCCCATCAAGGACTACAACTTACCGATAAAAGGGCTGAAAGAGTGGTTTGACAAAAGTGCTATTGttcataaaagaaaagaaatttatgaTTTAATAATGAGTCGAAGGTAG
- the LOC124185514 gene encoding uncharacterized protein LOC124185514 isoform X6 — MDISPNRPSKIYLVKDKSVDLDYIVEDSQPGNYLNSDQGCSQESTNQNSTTHVSSEFEENLNCFEKTHKQFYSNNNEDNQSLKSEQNESKAYKRDRKQDYQQFTVNTDLIDESDTSTDSSNDEIFPTHNLCKSNFTSLKVVNAKENTRIKLMPKKEVNSTCDSICSGSNHKFGNNENVEDESVESEIENMTDNSNQVPCVSLMCKRVFIGSYHYGPNETVIISQKGMEMRVPLPNDSTTIIMLNIKFEYLLKVLFYSGETIPSLIFWAASQAGPIVREKLGMKGPKGPYYDSLAKGRFFPSLIMKVCTTVSLLILTGRILFIVPDDRCRRIILLLHKVTKETKLILESLFTPNNALLVLNFSDTKTILGYALPAKIWKPIKKSLQTTKKYASRVKNSVTSKLQTSFKESQNHITLSPQTPSSVEKSIANKIKTPKQLPSYANESVAKISAIANSNNEDSENDDSAHRCIQTILIYPPAPARDAITINDRDCACLGKDKFINDVIIDFYLKYLSLEVLLKEDQKRTHVFSSHFYKRLTHSHVSDANNRLLRATKRHSGVQKWTKDVNIFEKDFIIIPINERSHWIVAIICFPGLAGEVDVHRSAADDGMVETRSSNPEIPMTRKLQSARKSTQEVWKLPCILIFDSLHGFGEYTKVLLALQEYLSCEYLAKTGIKDTFFLNMTNAVCPEVPQQSNSSDCGIYLLHYVERFFQDPIKDYNLPIKGLKEWFDKSAIVHKRKEIYDLIMSRR, encoded by the exons ATGGATATATCACCGAATAGGCCTTCGAAAATTTATCTTGTAAAAGACAAGTCAGTGGATTTGGACTACATAGTTGAAGATTCACAGCCAGGAAATTATTTGAACTCTGATCAAGGGTGCAGTCAAGAAAGCACAAATCAAAATTCTACTACTCATGTATCTAG TGAGTTTGAAGAAAACCTCAactgtttcgagaaaactcATAAG caattttattcaaataataatgaagaCAACCAGTCTCTGAAATCTGAACAAAATGAATCGAAAGCTTACAAGAGAGACAGAAAACAAGATTATCAACAGTTCACAGTCAACACAGATCTTATCGATGAGTCAG aTACCTCAACAGATTCATCGAACGATGAGATATTTCCAACACACAATCTatgtaaaagtaatttcacaTCACTCAAAGTTGTGAATGCCAAAGAAAATActagaataaaattaatgccAAAAAAGGAAGTAAACAGTACATGTGATTCTATTTGTAGTGGTAGCAACCACAAATTTGGCAACAATGAAAATGTTGAAG ATGAAAGCGTGGagtctgaaattgaaaacatgaCAGATAATTCAAATCAGGTACCTTGCGTATCTCTGATGTGTAAAAGAGTGTTCATAGGATCTTATCATTACGGTCCCAATGAAACAGTAATTATATCGCAAAAAGGGATGGAAATGCGAGTTCCACTTCCCAATGACA GTACGACCATTATTATGCTAAATATTAAATTCGAATATCTTCTAAAAGTACTTTTCTATTCTGGTGAAACTATACCGTCTCTGATTTTTTGGGCAGCGTCACAAGCAGGGCCTATTGTTCGTGAAAAGTTGGGGATGAAAGGTCCAAAAGGTCCTTATTACGATTCACTTGCCAAAGGTAGATTTTTTCCATCTCTGATAATGAAAGTGTGTACCACTGTCTCATTGTTAATACTGACTGGTAGAATTCTTTTTATTGTGCCAGATGACAGATGTCGACGGATAATACTCCTACTTCACAAAGTAACCAAGGAAACAAAATTGATATTGGAGTCCTTATTTACACCAAATAATGCCTTACTTGTGTTGAATTTTTCGGATACCAAAACCATTCTTGGATATGCATTACCTGCAAAG ATTTGGAAACCGATAAAAAAATCACTGCAAACGACCAAAAAGTATGCATCAAGAGTCAAAAATTCTGTGACCAGTAAACTGCAAACATCCTTCAAAGAGTCGCAAAATCATATAACATTGTCTCCACAGACACCATCATCAGTTGAGAAATCAATAGCTAATAAGATTAAAACACCTAAACAACTTCCAAGTTATGCAAATGAATCTGTGGCGAAAATATCAGCAATCGCAAATTCCAATAACGAAGATTCTGAGAATGACGATTCTGCACATAGATGTATACAAAC AATATTAATTTACCCTCCCGCACCAGCCAGAGATGCGATTACAATAAATGACCGAGATTGTGCTTGCCTTGGGAaagataaatttataaatgacgTTATCATTGACTTCTATCTGAAATACCTCTCTCTGGAGGTTTTGTTAAAGGAGGATCAGAAGAGAACTCACGTGTTTTCTTCCCATTTCTATAAAAGATTGACACATTCGCACGTGTCAGATGCAAACAATCGACTTCTCCGAGCTACTAAACGACATTCCGGCGTTCAAAAGTGGACGAAAGATgtgaatatatttgaaaaagacTTTATCATTATTCCAATTAATGAACG cTCACATTGGATTGTGGCCATAATCTGCTTTCCTGGCCTTGCTGGCGAGGTGGATGTTCATCGATCAGCAGCAGATGATGGTATGGTGGAAACAAGAAGCTCTAACCCTGAAATTCCAATGACAAGGAAGTTACAAAGTGCTCGTAAATCAACGCAAGAAGTCTGGAAACT GCCTTGcatattgatttttgattcGTTGCACGGATTCGGAGAATACACCAAAGTTTTATTAGCACTGCAAGAATACTTGAGTTGTGAATACTTGGCTAAAACTGGTATAAAAGATACTTTCTTCCTAAACATGACAAATGCAGTGTGTCCTGAAGTTCCACAGCAGTCTAATTCCAGTGATTGTGGTATCTATCTGCTGCACTATGTTGAACGCTTCTTTCAA gaCCCCATCAAGGACTACAACTTACCGATAAAAGGGCTGAAAGAGTGGTTTGACAAAAGTGCTATTGttcataaaagaaaagaaatttatgaTTTAATAATGAGTCGAAGGTAG